In Drosophila teissieri strain GT53w chromosome 2R, Prin_Dtei_1.1, whole genome shotgun sequence, the following proteins share a genomic window:
- the LOC122613668 gene encoding protein enabled isoform X2, with amino-acid sequence MAMKKLYAKTSFTSKKPSSAANSSPILAYHHHHQHQQQQLQLQQQPGNGICEFQVAPPGHSGELIRRSQSMHHKMSPPVGGLGSKSEYYSIEELQELDLLDYRHPMYHHYQQQELRQRYHEHEQLVLQLPKASPKAGPIYEAPQRTQQQQQQLQQQQQQQQQQDQMFEQSIIGARASVMVYDDNQKKWVPSGSSSGLSKVQIYHHQQNNTFRVVGRKLQDHEVVINCSILKGLKYNQATATFHQWRDSKFVYGLNFSSQNDAENFARAMMHALEVLSGRVANNPGGPPTNGNGYEEDMGYRTMTSEDAAILRQNNSIGGHVTPSAQTPTSQTNQNNIPQSPPTPQGHHRTSRNSLSAPPAPQPQQQQQQQAQQMGQPGSHYGPTGNGPTSNGLPQQVNSQIPPAPQQQQPQQQQFQQQQQQQYQQMVQVQAGYAPSQYQQPHYVLSNSNPNLTVHQYPTQQAQQQPPQAPQPPLQNGGMYMVGHGHLPSSASANSVVYASQQQMLPQAHPQAPQAPAMPGPGYGGPPVPPPQQQAENPYGQVPMPPPMNPSQQQQPGQVPLNRMSSQGGPGGPPAPAPPPPPPSFGGAAGGGPPPPAPPQMFNGAPPPPAMGGGPPPAPPAPPAMGGGPPPAPGGPGAPPPPPPPPGLGGAPKKDDPQADLMGSLASQLQQFKLKKNKTTTSAPENSGSSTSSGGSGNYGTIGRSSNGMASMMDEMAKTLARRRAQAEKKDPDPEAEVKRRPWEKSNTLPHKLSGGAGSAGNGHEGANGNSGGAGSNTTNSGGESPRPMRKRFGSASEETILKQVNGDGLSLALSNGDLDTLKAEIVREMRLEIQKVKNEIIDAIKSEFNRR; translated from the exons ATGGCCATGAAGAAGCTCTACGCGAAGACCTCGTTCACCAGCAAGAAGCCATCGAGTGCCGCCAATTCCTCGCCGATATTGgcctaccaccaccaccaccagcaccaacaacaacagctgcagctgcagcagcagccgggcAATGGCATATGCGAGTTTCAGGTGGCACCACCTGGTCACTCCGGCGAGCTGATACGCCGCAGCCAGAGCATGCACCACAAGATGTCGCCGCCAGTGGGGGGCTTGGGCTCCAAATCGGAGTACTACAGCATagaggagctgcaggagctggATTTGCTGGACTACCGTCATCCCATGTACCATCactaccagcagcaggagtTGAGGCAGCGCTACCACGAGCACGAGCAGTTGGTGCTGCAGCTACCCAAGGCTAGTCCAAAGGCAGGACCCATATACGAGGCGCCTCAGCGaactcagcagcagcagcagcaactgcaacagcagcagcaacagcagcagcagcaggatcagaTGTT TGAGCAGAGTATTATCGGGGCGCGGGCCTCCGTGATGGTGTACGATGACAACCAGAAGAAGTGGGTGCCCTCGGGCAGCTCGTCGGGATTGAGCAAGGTGCAGATCTACCACCACCAGCAGAACAACACGTTCCGGGTGGTGGGACGAAAGCTGCAGGATCACGAGGTGGTCATCAACTGCTCCATTCTCAAGGGACTGAAGTACAACCAGGCCACGGCCACTTTTCATCAGTGGCGCGATTCGAAGTTCGTCTACGGCTTGAACTTCTCGAGCCAAAATGATGCGGAGAACTTTGCAAGGGCCATGATGCATGCCCTGGAA GTGCTCAGTGGTCGCGTGGCGAACAATCCAGGTGGACCGCCCACCAATGGCAATGGCTATGAGGAGGACATGGGCTATCGCACGATGACCAGCGAGGATGCAGCCATACTGCGCCAGAACAACAGCATAGGTGGGCACGTCACGCCCTCGGCCCAGACGCCCACCTCGCAGACCAACCAGAACAACATCCCCCAGAGCCCGCCGACGCCCCAGGGTCACCATCGCACCAGCAG GAATTCCCTCAGCGCCCCACCGGCACCACAgccccaacagcagcagcagcagcaggcgcagcagaTGGGTCAGCCGGGATCCCACTACGGACCCACTGGCAATGGACCCACTTCGAATGGCCTGCCCCAGCAGGTGAACTCACAGATTCCGCCggcaccgcagcagcagcagccgcaacagcaacagtttcagcagcagcagcaacagcaatatcAGCAGATGGTCCAAGTCCAGGCGGGCTATGCGCCTTCTCAG TATCAGCAACCCCACTACGTGCTCTCCAATTCTAATCCCAATCTAACTGTGCACCAATACCCGACacagcaggcgcagcagcagccgccgcaaGCGCCACAGCCGCCGCTCCAGAACGGTGGAATGTACATGGTGGGTCATGGTCACCTTCCCAGCTCTGCGAGCGCCAACAGTGTTGTGTacgccagccagcagcaaatgcTACCGCAGGCGCATCCACAGGCACCTCAAGCGCCGGCGATGCCAGGTCCGGGCTACGGAGGTCCACCAGTGCCTCCGCCACAGCAGCAGGCAGAGAATCCATACGGACAGGTACCCATGCCGCCGCCAATGAATCCgtcgcagcaacagcagcccgGTCAGGTGCCCCTGAACCGGATGAGCAGCCAAGGTGGTCCGGGTGGCCCACCGGCTCCtgctccgccgccgccaccacccaGTTTTGGcggagctgctggaggaggacCACCGCCACCAGCCCCGCCACAGATGTTTAACGGCgcaccgccgccgccagccATGGGCGGCGGACCACCGCCGGCTCCACCAGCACCGCCAGCCATGGGTGGCGGACCACCGCCAGCACCGGGCGGCCCAGGggcaccgccaccaccacctccgccGCCGGGATTGGGAGGAGCGCCCAAGAAGGATGATCCCCAGGCAGATCTCATGGGCTCACTGGCCTcccagctgcagcagttcAAGCTCAAAAAGAATAAG ACCACCACCTCTGCTCCGGAGAATAGCGGCAGCAGCACCTCcagcggtggcagcggcaacTATGGCACCATTGGACGCAGCTCCAATGGCATGGCCTCCATGATGGACGAGATGGCCAAGACGCTGGCACGACGACGCGCCCAAGCAGAAAAGAAGGAT CCCGATCCTGAAGCCGAGGTAAAGAGACGACCCTGGGAAAAGTCCAACACACTGCCCCATAAGTTGAGCGGCGGAGCTGGATCGGCTGGAAATGGTCATGAGGGAGCGAATGGAAACTCGGGCGGTGCTGGCAGCAACACAACGAACAGTGGCGGCGAGTCCCCGCGACCCATGCGCAAACGATTCGGCAGTGCCAGCGAAGAGACCATTCTGAAG
- the LOC122613668 gene encoding protein enabled isoform X5, whose amino-acid sequence MAMKKLYAKTSFTSKKPSSAANSSPILAYHHHHQHQQQQLQLQQQPGNGICEFQVAPPGHSGELIRRSQSMHHKMSPPVGGLGSKSEYYSIEELQELDLLDYRHPMYHHYQQQELRQRYHEHEQLVLQLPKASPKAGPIYEAPQRTQQQQQQLQQQQQQQQQQDQMFEQSIIGARASVMVYDDNQKKWVPSGSSSGLSKVQIYHHQQNNTFRVVGRKLQDHEVVINCSILKGLKYNQATATFHQWRDSKFVYGLNFSSQNDAENFARAMMHALEVLSGRVANNPGGPPTNGNGYEEDMGYRTMTSEDAAILRQNNSIGGHVTPSAQTPTSQTNQNNIPQSPPTPQGHHRTSSAPPAPQPQQQQQQQAQQMGQPGSHYGPTGNGPTSNGLPQQVNSQIPPAPQQQQPQQQQFQQQQQQQYQQMVQVQAGYAPSQQYQQPHYVLSNSNPNLTVHQYPTQQAQQQPPQAPQPPLQNGGMYMVGHGHLPSSASANSVVYASQQQMLPQAHPQAPQAPAMPGPGYGGPPVPPPQQQAENPYGQVPMPPPMNPSQQQQPGQVPLNRMSSQGGPGGPPAPAPPPPPPSFGGAAGGGPPPPAPPQMFNGAPPPPAMGGGPPPAPPAPPAMGGGPPPAPGGPGAPPPPPPPPGLGGAPKKDDPQADLMGSLASQLQQFKLKKNKTTTSAPENSGSSTSSGGSGNYGTIGRSSNGMASMMDEMAKTLARRRAQAEKKDPDPEAEVKRRPWEKSNTLPHKLSGGAGSAGNGHEGANGNSGGAGSNTTNSGGESPRPMRKRFGSASEETILKQVNGDGLSLALSNGDLDTLKAEIVREMRLEIQKVKNEIIDAIKSEFNRR is encoded by the exons ATGGCCATGAAGAAGCTCTACGCGAAGACCTCGTTCACCAGCAAGAAGCCATCGAGTGCCGCCAATTCCTCGCCGATATTGgcctaccaccaccaccaccagcaccaacaacaacagctgcagctgcagcagcagccgggcAATGGCATATGCGAGTTTCAGGTGGCACCACCTGGTCACTCCGGCGAGCTGATACGCCGCAGCCAGAGCATGCACCACAAGATGTCGCCGCCAGTGGGGGGCTTGGGCTCCAAATCGGAGTACTACAGCATagaggagctgcaggagctggATTTGCTGGACTACCGTCATCCCATGTACCATCactaccagcagcaggagtTGAGGCAGCGCTACCACGAGCACGAGCAGTTGGTGCTGCAGCTACCCAAGGCTAGTCCAAAGGCAGGACCCATATACGAGGCGCCTCAGCGaactcagcagcagcagcagcaactgcaacagcagcagcaacagcagcagcagcaggatcagaTGTT TGAGCAGAGTATTATCGGGGCGCGGGCCTCCGTGATGGTGTACGATGACAACCAGAAGAAGTGGGTGCCCTCGGGCAGCTCGTCGGGATTGAGCAAGGTGCAGATCTACCACCACCAGCAGAACAACACGTTCCGGGTGGTGGGACGAAAGCTGCAGGATCACGAGGTGGTCATCAACTGCTCCATTCTCAAGGGACTGAAGTACAACCAGGCCACGGCCACTTTTCATCAGTGGCGCGATTCGAAGTTCGTCTACGGCTTGAACTTCTCGAGCCAAAATGATGCGGAGAACTTTGCAAGGGCCATGATGCATGCCCTGGAA GTGCTCAGTGGTCGCGTGGCGAACAATCCAGGTGGACCGCCCACCAATGGCAATGGCTATGAGGAGGACATGGGCTATCGCACGATGACCAGCGAGGATGCAGCCATACTGCGCCAGAACAACAGCATAGGTGGGCACGTCACGCCCTCGGCCCAGACGCCCACCTCGCAGACCAACCAGAACAACATCCCCCAGAGCCCGCCGACGCCCCAGGGTCACCATCGCACCAGCAG CGCCCCACCGGCACCACAgccccaacagcagcagcagcagcaggcgcagcagaTGGGTCAGCCGGGATCCCACTACGGACCCACTGGCAATGGACCCACTTCGAATGGCCTGCCCCAGCAGGTGAACTCACAGATTCCGCCggcaccgcagcagcagcagccgcaacagcaacagtttcagcagcagcagcaacagcaatatcAGCAGATGGTCCAAGTCCAGGCGGGCTATGCGCCTTCTCAG CAGTATCAGCAACCCCACTACGTGCTCTCCAATTCTAATCCCAATCTAACTGTGCACCAATACCCGACacagcaggcgcagcagcagccgccgcaaGCGCCACAGCCGCCGCTCCAGAACGGTGGAATGTACATGGTGGGTCATGGTCACCTTCCCAGCTCTGCGAGCGCCAACAGTGTTGTGTacgccagccagcagcaaatgcTACCGCAGGCGCATCCACAGGCACCTCAAGCGCCGGCGATGCCAGGTCCGGGCTACGGAGGTCCACCAGTGCCTCCGCCACAGCAGCAGGCAGAGAATCCATACGGACAGGTACCCATGCCGCCGCCAATGAATCCgtcgcagcaacagcagcccgGTCAGGTGCCCCTGAACCGGATGAGCAGCCAAGGTGGTCCGGGTGGCCCACCGGCTCCtgctccgccgccgccaccacccaGTTTTGGcggagctgctggaggaggacCACCGCCACCAGCCCCGCCACAGATGTTTAACGGCgcaccgccgccgccagccATGGGCGGCGGACCACCGCCGGCTCCACCAGCACCGCCAGCCATGGGTGGCGGACCACCGCCAGCACCGGGCGGCCCAGGggcaccgccaccaccacctccgccGCCGGGATTGGGAGGAGCGCCCAAGAAGGATGATCCCCAGGCAGATCTCATGGGCTCACTGGCCTcccagctgcagcagttcAAGCTCAAAAAGAATAAG ACCACCACCTCTGCTCCGGAGAATAGCGGCAGCAGCACCTCcagcggtggcagcggcaacTATGGCACCATTGGACGCAGCTCCAATGGCATGGCCTCCATGATGGACGAGATGGCCAAGACGCTGGCACGACGACGCGCCCAAGCAGAAAAGAAGGAT CCCGATCCTGAAGCCGAGGTAAAGAGACGACCCTGGGAAAAGTCCAACACACTGCCCCATAAGTTGAGCGGCGGAGCTGGATCGGCTGGAAATGGTCATGAGGGAGCGAATGGAAACTCGGGCGGTGCTGGCAGCAACACAACGAACAGTGGCGGCGAGTCCCCGCGACCCATGCGCAAACGATTCGGCAGTGCCAGCGAAGAGACCATTCTGAAG
- the LOC122613668 gene encoding protein enabled isoform X4: MAMKKLYAKTSFTSKKPSSAANSSPILAYHHHHQHQQQQLQLQQQPGNGICEFQVAPPGHSGELIRRSQSMHHKMSPPVGGLGSKSEYYSIEELQELDLLDYRHPMYHHYQQQELRQRYHEHEQLVLQLPKASPKAGPIYEAPQRTQQQQQQLQQQQQQQQQQDQMFEQSIIGARASVMVYDDNQKKWVPSGSSSGLSKVQIYHHQQNNTFRVVGRKLQDHEVVINCSILKGLKYNQATATFHQWRDSKFVYGLNFSSQNDAENFARAMMHALEVLSGRVANNPGGPPTNGNGYEEDMGYRTMTSEDAAILRQNNSIGGHVTPSAQTPTSQTNQNNIPQSPPTPQGHHRTSRNSLSAPPAPQPQQQQQQQAQQMGQPGSHYGPTGNGPTSNGLPQQVNSQIPPAPQQQQPQQQQFQQQQQQQYQQMVQVQAGYAPSQYQQPHYVLSNSNPNLTVHQYPTQQAQQQPPQAPQPPLQNGGMYMVGHGHLPSSASANSVVYASQQQMLPQAHPQAPQAPAMPGPGYGGPPVPPPQQQAENPYGQVPMPPPMNPSQQQQPGQVPLNRMSSQGGPGGPPAPAPPPPPPSFGGAAGGGPPPPAPPQMFNGAPPPPAMGGGPPPAPPAPPAMGGGPPPAPGGPGAPPPPPPPPGLGGAPKKDDPQADLMGSLASQLQQFKLKKNKTTTSAPENSGSSTSSGGSGNYGTIGRSSNGMASMMDEMAKTLARRRAQAEKKDPDPEAEVKRRPWEKSNTLPHKLSGGAGSAGNGHEGANGNSGGAGSNTTNSGGESPRPMRKRFGSASEETILKVNGDGLSLALSNGDLDTLKAEIVREMRLEIQKVKNEIIDAIKSEFNRR, from the exons ATGGCCATGAAGAAGCTCTACGCGAAGACCTCGTTCACCAGCAAGAAGCCATCGAGTGCCGCCAATTCCTCGCCGATATTGgcctaccaccaccaccaccagcaccaacaacaacagctgcagctgcagcagcagccgggcAATGGCATATGCGAGTTTCAGGTGGCACCACCTGGTCACTCCGGCGAGCTGATACGCCGCAGCCAGAGCATGCACCACAAGATGTCGCCGCCAGTGGGGGGCTTGGGCTCCAAATCGGAGTACTACAGCATagaggagctgcaggagctggATTTGCTGGACTACCGTCATCCCATGTACCATCactaccagcagcaggagtTGAGGCAGCGCTACCACGAGCACGAGCAGTTGGTGCTGCAGCTACCCAAGGCTAGTCCAAAGGCAGGACCCATATACGAGGCGCCTCAGCGaactcagcagcagcagcagcaactgcaacagcagcagcaacagcagcagcagcaggatcagaTGTT TGAGCAGAGTATTATCGGGGCGCGGGCCTCCGTGATGGTGTACGATGACAACCAGAAGAAGTGGGTGCCCTCGGGCAGCTCGTCGGGATTGAGCAAGGTGCAGATCTACCACCACCAGCAGAACAACACGTTCCGGGTGGTGGGACGAAAGCTGCAGGATCACGAGGTGGTCATCAACTGCTCCATTCTCAAGGGACTGAAGTACAACCAGGCCACGGCCACTTTTCATCAGTGGCGCGATTCGAAGTTCGTCTACGGCTTGAACTTCTCGAGCCAAAATGATGCGGAGAACTTTGCAAGGGCCATGATGCATGCCCTGGAA GTGCTCAGTGGTCGCGTGGCGAACAATCCAGGTGGACCGCCCACCAATGGCAATGGCTATGAGGAGGACATGGGCTATCGCACGATGACCAGCGAGGATGCAGCCATACTGCGCCAGAACAACAGCATAGGTGGGCACGTCACGCCCTCGGCCCAGACGCCCACCTCGCAGACCAACCAGAACAACATCCCCCAGAGCCCGCCGACGCCCCAGGGTCACCATCGCACCAGCAG GAATTCCCTCAGCGCCCCACCGGCACCACAgccccaacagcagcagcagcagcaggcgcagcagaTGGGTCAGCCGGGATCCCACTACGGACCCACTGGCAATGGACCCACTTCGAATGGCCTGCCCCAGCAGGTGAACTCACAGATTCCGCCggcaccgcagcagcagcagccgcaacagcaacagtttcagcagcagcagcaacagcaatatcAGCAGATGGTCCAAGTCCAGGCGGGCTATGCGCCTTCTCAG TATCAGCAACCCCACTACGTGCTCTCCAATTCTAATCCCAATCTAACTGTGCACCAATACCCGACacagcaggcgcagcagcagccgccgcaaGCGCCACAGCCGCCGCTCCAGAACGGTGGAATGTACATGGTGGGTCATGGTCACCTTCCCAGCTCTGCGAGCGCCAACAGTGTTGTGTacgccagccagcagcaaatgcTACCGCAGGCGCATCCACAGGCACCTCAAGCGCCGGCGATGCCAGGTCCGGGCTACGGAGGTCCACCAGTGCCTCCGCCACAGCAGCAGGCAGAGAATCCATACGGACAGGTACCCATGCCGCCGCCAATGAATCCgtcgcagcaacagcagcccgGTCAGGTGCCCCTGAACCGGATGAGCAGCCAAGGTGGTCCGGGTGGCCCACCGGCTCCtgctccgccgccgccaccacccaGTTTTGGcggagctgctggaggaggacCACCGCCACCAGCCCCGCCACAGATGTTTAACGGCgcaccgccgccgccagccATGGGCGGCGGACCACCGCCGGCTCCACCAGCACCGCCAGCCATGGGTGGCGGACCACCGCCAGCACCGGGCGGCCCAGGggcaccgccaccaccacctccgccGCCGGGATTGGGAGGAGCGCCCAAGAAGGATGATCCCCAGGCAGATCTCATGGGCTCACTGGCCTcccagctgcagcagttcAAGCTCAAAAAGAATAAG ACCACCACCTCTGCTCCGGAGAATAGCGGCAGCAGCACCTCcagcggtggcagcggcaacTATGGCACCATTGGACGCAGCTCCAATGGCATGGCCTCCATGATGGACGAGATGGCCAAGACGCTGGCACGACGACGCGCCCAAGCAGAAAAGAAGGAT CCCGATCCTGAAGCCGAGGTAAAGAGACGACCCTGGGAAAAGTCCAACACACTGCCCCATAAGTTGAGCGGCGGAGCTGGATCGGCTGGAAATGGTCATGAGGGAGCGAATGGAAACTCGGGCGGTGCTGGCAGCAACACAACGAACAGTGGCGGCGAGTCCCCGCGACCCATGCGCAAACGATTCGGCAGTGCCAGCGAAGAGACCATTCTGAAG
- the LOC122613668 gene encoding protein enabled isoform X3 translates to MAMKKLYAKTSFTSKKPSSAANSSPILAYHHHHQHQQQQLQLQQQPGNGICEFQVAPPGHSGELIRRSQSMHHKMSPPVGGLGSKSEYYSIEELQELDLLDYRHPMYHHYQQQELRQRYHEHEQLVLQLPKASPKAGPIYEAPQRTQQQQQQLQQQQQQQQQQDQMFEQSIIGARASVMVYDDNQKKWVPSGSSSGLSKVQIYHHQQNNTFRVVGRKLQDHEVVINCSILKGLKYNQATATFHQWRDSKFVYGLNFSSQNDAENFARAMMHALEVLSGRVANNPGGPPTNGNGYEEDMGYRTMTSEDAAILRQNNSIGGHVTPSAQTPTSQTNQNNIPQSPPTPQGHHRTSRNSLSAPPAPQPQQQQQQQAQQMGQPGSHYGPTGNGPTSNGLPQQVNSQIPPAPQQQQPQQQQFQQQQQQQYQQMVQVQAGYAPSQQYQQPHYVLSNSNPNLTVHQYPTQQAQQQPPQAPQPPLQNGGMYMVGHGHLPSSASANSVVYASQQQMLPQAHPQAPQAPAMPGPGYGGPPVPPPQQQAENPYGQVPMPPPMNPSQQQQPGQVPLNRMSSQGGPGGPPAPAPPPPPPSFGGAAGGGPPPPAPPQMFNGAPPPPAMGGGPPPAPPAPPAMGGGPPPAPGGPGAPPPPPPPPGLGGAPKKDDPQADLMGSLASQLQQFKLKKNKTTTSAPENSGSSTSSGGSGNYGTIGRSSNGMASMMDEMAKTLARRRAQAEKKDPDPEAEVKRRPWEKSNTLPHKLSGGAGSAGNGHEGANGNSGGAGSNTTNSGGESPRPMRKRFGSASEETILKVNGDGLSLALSNGDLDTLKAEIVREMRLEIQKVKNEIIDAIKSEFNRR, encoded by the exons ATGGCCATGAAGAAGCTCTACGCGAAGACCTCGTTCACCAGCAAGAAGCCATCGAGTGCCGCCAATTCCTCGCCGATATTGgcctaccaccaccaccaccagcaccaacaacaacagctgcagctgcagcagcagccgggcAATGGCATATGCGAGTTTCAGGTGGCACCACCTGGTCACTCCGGCGAGCTGATACGCCGCAGCCAGAGCATGCACCACAAGATGTCGCCGCCAGTGGGGGGCTTGGGCTCCAAATCGGAGTACTACAGCATagaggagctgcaggagctggATTTGCTGGACTACCGTCATCCCATGTACCATCactaccagcagcaggagtTGAGGCAGCGCTACCACGAGCACGAGCAGTTGGTGCTGCAGCTACCCAAGGCTAGTCCAAAGGCAGGACCCATATACGAGGCGCCTCAGCGaactcagcagcagcagcagcaactgcaacagcagcagcaacagcagcagcagcaggatcagaTGTT TGAGCAGAGTATTATCGGGGCGCGGGCCTCCGTGATGGTGTACGATGACAACCAGAAGAAGTGGGTGCCCTCGGGCAGCTCGTCGGGATTGAGCAAGGTGCAGATCTACCACCACCAGCAGAACAACACGTTCCGGGTGGTGGGACGAAAGCTGCAGGATCACGAGGTGGTCATCAACTGCTCCATTCTCAAGGGACTGAAGTACAACCAGGCCACGGCCACTTTTCATCAGTGGCGCGATTCGAAGTTCGTCTACGGCTTGAACTTCTCGAGCCAAAATGATGCGGAGAACTTTGCAAGGGCCATGATGCATGCCCTGGAA GTGCTCAGTGGTCGCGTGGCGAACAATCCAGGTGGACCGCCCACCAATGGCAATGGCTATGAGGAGGACATGGGCTATCGCACGATGACCAGCGAGGATGCAGCCATACTGCGCCAGAACAACAGCATAGGTGGGCACGTCACGCCCTCGGCCCAGACGCCCACCTCGCAGACCAACCAGAACAACATCCCCCAGAGCCCGCCGACGCCCCAGGGTCACCATCGCACCAGCAG GAATTCCCTCAGCGCCCCACCGGCACCACAgccccaacagcagcagcagcagcaggcgcagcagaTGGGTCAGCCGGGATCCCACTACGGACCCACTGGCAATGGACCCACTTCGAATGGCCTGCCCCAGCAGGTGAACTCACAGATTCCGCCggcaccgcagcagcagcagccgcaacagcaacagtttcagcagcagcagcaacagcaatatcAGCAGATGGTCCAAGTCCAGGCGGGCTATGCGCCTTCTCAG CAGTATCAGCAACCCCACTACGTGCTCTCCAATTCTAATCCCAATCTAACTGTGCACCAATACCCGACacagcaggcgcagcagcagccgccgcaaGCGCCACAGCCGCCGCTCCAGAACGGTGGAATGTACATGGTGGGTCATGGTCACCTTCCCAGCTCTGCGAGCGCCAACAGTGTTGTGTacgccagccagcagcaaatgcTACCGCAGGCGCATCCACAGGCACCTCAAGCGCCGGCGATGCCAGGTCCGGGCTACGGAGGTCCACCAGTGCCTCCGCCACAGCAGCAGGCAGAGAATCCATACGGACAGGTACCCATGCCGCCGCCAATGAATCCgtcgcagcaacagcagcccgGTCAGGTGCCCCTGAACCGGATGAGCAGCCAAGGTGGTCCGGGTGGCCCACCGGCTCCtgctccgccgccgccaccacccaGTTTTGGcggagctgctggaggaggacCACCGCCACCAGCCCCGCCACAGATGTTTAACGGCgcaccgccgccgccagccATGGGCGGCGGACCACCGCCGGCTCCACCAGCACCGCCAGCCATGGGTGGCGGACCACCGCCAGCACCGGGCGGCCCAGGggcaccgccaccaccacctccgccGCCGGGATTGGGAGGAGCGCCCAAGAAGGATGATCCCCAGGCAGATCTCATGGGCTCACTGGCCTcccagctgcagcagttcAAGCTCAAAAAGAATAAG ACCACCACCTCTGCTCCGGAGAATAGCGGCAGCAGCACCTCcagcggtggcagcggcaacTATGGCACCATTGGACGCAGCTCCAATGGCATGGCCTCCATGATGGACGAGATGGCCAAGACGCTGGCACGACGACGCGCCCAAGCAGAAAAGAAGGAT CCCGATCCTGAAGCCGAGGTAAAGAGACGACCCTGGGAAAAGTCCAACACACTGCCCCATAAGTTGAGCGGCGGAGCTGGATCGGCTGGAAATGGTCATGAGGGAGCGAATGGAAACTCGGGCGGTGCTGGCAGCAACACAACGAACAGTGGCGGCGAGTCCCCGCGACCCATGCGCAAACGATTCGGCAGTGCCAGCGAAGAGACCATTCTGAAG